The genomic stretch ttaaaaaaacGAGTTAATTACCGGATGCTGACATAGGAGTGTATAGGACGTAATCTTATTCATCAGTACAAGCCTCAACTAATCGCAACCAACGAATTTTAACGCCGAACTGAATTTGTATCCGCGTAAGGTGTGCAAGAAAAAGTTATTCACCATTTCTGAGTAAACGGAAGGTTACACATCTCACagcttatttattttactaatTAATAACATGAGATGAAGTTATAATTAGTACTATACCGAGTCCGAAGTTTTTAATACCTGTAAAaccgtacgtatgtataatatacatgtagaTTATTTAATTGAACAAGCTGTATACTGGCTTGCCTTGTTACTAAGAACATTAAATGATCCGATATTATTTGGAGTCACCGGCAgggtattaaatttttttatacgtaacTGCAAATTCAATGCTGTACCGTGAAAgatgtatttatatacatacaattcTGATGGTATTGGTTAAGTATCTGGAAATATTGTTTCTCGGTTTTAACACATGTAAATTCACGGACAAtaagaattattatacagCTATTTCGGTGGCAGAAAACGGGAAAAGAATTAAGAGAATTGAGAGAGACTTATTTCGTAACTGGCTCAATTGGGCTTCTTGGAATATCCTGCAATTGACGAGGGTCagaatttcattctttttagccactttttattttatcgggTCAATTCTGACATTTCCTCACGTGATGACTTCACCGGGTTATGGACCATACAGATTTAATATTCACGGTAGTCATGGTGGACTATTACTGTATAAACTAGTACAAGAAATCCTGATTtgcggtgttttttttttattcaattatatgcGGCTACCGTACACGTTGATATCTGATTCCTTTGAATTTTACGAGAGAACtttcattaaaaatctttAGAAACGTGTTTTTAATACAGCTGAAAAGTGTACATAAAGTTTTTCAGATATTACAGCCTGTGGAATGCATTAATCTCCGGTATAACGGTGCCGCAGAACGGCTTCACAATGCTCAGAAAATGGTAGAGAATTTCGTTATCAATGTACGATCATTTTATAAGAGCTCGCTAAGTTTGGCATCCTTTAGTTCAAAagtgattaattattcaacgcaATCAAAACCCGGTAAGCGAAAACTAAGTAGACGTtaaaggttgaaaaattacgtattAAAAAAGTCATTTGCATTTCTTTTCGTTACGAATTGAACTCTAACGTATTACTTACTGAATAGCTTGGCTGTGAAtggaaattgattttattcacatttatttttctttattttctcatcCGTTTTCTTTCTACCTTCTGAAAATAATCAGGAATATAACATTACCGGTGTAGGATGATTCGCGAGTTCCGAGAACAGATGCTAATCTTGGGCGCTCCTCTTCTACGAATATTTCGGATTGAGCTGTATACAAATCAAACACGTTGACTCGACACGTGATGTGGAGTCTCCCGTGGTTGAAACTATCCGGGGCAATTTCCAAGTCCAGTCCAGCAACAACCGATACCAGCGGATTTTCCGCTTTAGATGGCGACGAACGAGAGTAACTCGAATTTACCTGAACATACGATTAGACATCGACATGTTTACATAGATTTGCGTACACATTCATACGTCTACATTTTCTTCAACCTCACGTATAATTTACTATAATTTACACTTAAATGGACagcgttttttgtttttgtcaatTTACAGTAGAGCGTCGATTATCCGAACATCAGTTATCCGAAACGTCAATTATCCGGATGGTGATTTGATTTATCCGAAACGTCAATCATCCGAAAGATTATTTAGTTCCTGGTTTTTCGAATAACAGGCCAAACTTCCGTTGTAAAACAGAGGAAAATTGTGGACTTTTTTCCAAAGGAGTAAAccaaatatgtacatacacctgccacttataaaatattaatattagtATAGACACTTGTTTCtcaatacatatattttatacactctCTATTACGTAAGCGTTAGGAATGTTGACCAAAAGTACTATGTATAGAATAAGAAGATAGTTCGTCTGTTTGAAATACATTCGTATGTATCTACATTGAACAAATCaacgtttatttttccatattGTTCGGTTATCCGAATGGTTCTCGGCCCCAATTAGTTCGGATAATCGACGCTCTACTGTAGCAAGATGTAACCTCAGCTATCTACTTTGCTTTAAAATCAAAGACTTCGTACAAGAGAGTTGAAAAACCGTTCCTTTTTATGGCGTTTATTTTCTGGTCTGCAGGCAGATTTAAAACAGATATTTAGCGAGAGCTATATTAAACCTGAAataaaataggaaaaataattagacCAAGCTAGGTAACAAGTCAGTGTCGTTGAttgcaataaaaaatcgtaCACTACGTAGAACTTTTGatcataatttataaaaatgtcaTGGCCAACCTCTATTAATTGTTTTACATTTGAACATTGTGCATGACATTCTCTCCTCTTCAGAGTTTGCAATGAATCTTATGAAATTCGAAGCATATCGATACGTGTCTCTTTGTCTCCCCCCGCAGCCCAGCATCACGACCCCCGACCCCGGCTTGCGGCCCGCGGCCTTTCAATCCGCACGACGTTTGAACCGCTCAAAGATACGTACCGGTAATCCGTTTACGGACCACGTAACGTTGGCCGGGGGATTCCCCGGTGGCGACGTACAGTTGCCACGCACCACGTCACCGACAGCGTATTTCATCTTCTCGACGCGAATCTCTGGATCCCCCTCCGGTAGGTCTGGAAAATTTCGGTCCTTCAAATTCACAAGCACCACTGAATAATGGAGTAAAAACGATGAACAGGAGAGGAGAAATAGGGTAAACAAAAAACGGAATACGGGAGCAATTCTGACCGAATAATTCGTGACTCACTTTTTTCATCCGATAGTTGAAGTTACTGGATAAAAACCGATACGCGAATGTTGAAAGGCTGCTTCTTCTCCTACAGATAAGGCCGTAAGACTTTCAAGTTTACGCTCAATTCATGGGCAAACGTTGAATTaaggtattaaaaaaatgctaCGATGTAATACATTATTGGTATAATAAAGCTTTATTACTATGGTGATTTCAGGTTCACGTTACATCGGCTGTTCTTTCATGCGCAGTCCACAGATAACAAAATGTTCTGCTTCAAGGACATATTTTTAGGGAAGAGCGGAAGGTTTATTTCAAAAGAACAGCAGTAGTGGCATCGTTCATGAATAAATGTACCTACTTACTAAGACGCgaataacattaataataatagtgataatgaGAGTGAAATCAGTAATTTTTGACGTCCAGTAATGTATTTGTAATACATACTTTATGGGTGGTAATTATTTCAGGAGTCGGTCATTAAAAAGGAATTGCTCTCACCTCGGTACTATAATGACCTAGTTTCAGGCAAATTCGACTCATGGGACCGAACTACATTAGCTTTTTACGGTACCGTTGGCACCAGATGTGACATTGTAACAGTTACGGCTGCAGACAGTGGCGAATTTACTATATGGTAATGGTGGCAAAAAATAGGGTTACCCGAAGCGAGGGATGAAGGACTGCAGCACATGGGcgtaaaaaatgtatagggaaaaacaaaatttcaagaaacgCGTGAAAGAAACTCACATTTTCACGCgacgtttttttcatctcattaCGACTCTCTGCGGGCGACGATAAATAGGCCCGACTAAAACTACAATGTAGAAAATATCATACAGGATTCATTTGACTAATGATTCCTCTGTAGgtcgttaaatatttttgaacggctgtattgtcgaaaaatggtgaaaaattcatgacCGCAAAAAgcaaagaatttcatgaaatctCGAGCGCTTTTCTTCCGGGTCGAAAGCCAGATTCGATCTCAAGTTTCCGAGACGTTTGCCATTTTACTTATGAATGACCGGACACGCCCCATATGTTATCAAGGACTTCAGCTGGAACCAAGGAAATGGATTTCTCTCACACATTCATTACAACTCGCCAGATCGAGTACTACCTTTACTTTTATACGATAAGAATAATCTGAGTGTTTGTATAGGATCTGGAGATCATGGTATGCAGTTGAGTTTAAGAAGATTTTGATAATCTGGGTGATCTTTAAGACTTCTCACTGTTTTACCATGCAATGCTGAAATTCATTCCAGCCGGCTTTTTGTAGATGATGGGACTTCGCAGAATGTGAATTTTACCGTGGTgttattgcaatattttttagtgCAGATAAATTCTTGGCGATTTTTCATTGACTTATGCAAAGTGGGAAGCCGGATGGGCAGAAAACATTGTATAAATCACATTCGAAATTTTCTGTTCAATAAACGGATGTAACAGTTTTAACGAAATTTATATCAGATAATATGCGATAATTCGAACGAATTTGTATATTGGATGAAACACGGTAtgtaaatttaacaaaaaagttttataaaattcgGACGCGGGTTGCAGGTTTAAAGttacacgtataatttttttctaacatttcTTACGCGGTTACTTACCTTgttaaatattataacaaAGTTTCTGAACTTGCAGATAATCGCAGTTTTTGCTTATACGGCACAAAACTTGTCCGGTGGAAATGTCTGCTGACTACAAGCGAATGTATTACGGAGTATGAATGAGGGTTCTGAGCTTTCAGTGAACTCTATTTCTCACGATGACTCGACATagttgaaaatgaatgaaaaatctaaaTCGACAAGGCATACTCACTGACAACGTGCATGTAGCTGGATACCATTTCCGTGTGAAAAGACGGTGCATCAGCGGAAACTTCACACCGATATTTGCCAGTAAGATCGGACTGTACGTCGTGCAGGACAACATGATGCGAGTCGCTCAATGCGGTctgaaacagaagaaaaaagaatacaaaatgaataaagtaAAAAGGTAAAgagtaaataacaaaaataccCGTTACTTTATCTTACTCATCACCACCCCAGTAGACGTTTCCTTAACATAATTCTAAGATCGATCCCGCCTTTCTCTCGGACGTGAACGGCGCCACACTCTCGGTTGTTTATCACATATCGCGTTTGCGAATTTCCCCGGATCTCCGGGGCGGCGGACTCGGAGGATTCGGAGGATTCGGAGGATTCGGAGTGACAGTCGGCGGCGCCGGGGTCGAAAGATGAGAGCCGACGAAGAGAAAAGGCGAGGAGGAAATAGGAAGGGCGCGTGTCGTGACGTGGAAGACACCGAGGCAGAAGTAGAAGCAGAAGCAGGAGTAACAGCGAGTGTCTTTCACTTTGCATAAAATATACGTCGTATTACTTATTACGTATGTAGCATATGTATGGATGCCGCTACATCGTCGGATTTCTCAGAATCACCTATATGTACACGGATACCGACTGTATACCTTATACCGTCGTGGTATTACACGTCCAACCGTATGTGCGGGTTATACCGCTGGGAAAGAGGAACAGGAAGCATAATCTGAAGCAGCCTATCGCGTGTTGCATCCTGTAAAAATCCTACCTCACAAGAGGCTTTCTAGATTCTCGGAAAACACAATTAACTTGTTAGGTAATCGTAGTTACCTGCGGCGACAGTTCGCGTTACGTCGTTTCTCTCGTTTcggtaattattaattatcgagCAATTTTTCGACACAGGATGCGTACGACGTGATGTAATTCGGTGGGAAGAGGAGGGGTGGGTTTAATTCCGGCAAACGTTGCGTGAGGTTTGTCAATAACTTGGTGAAGACACTCTGTACGATTCCGATTGTGTGTATATTGATTCTCCAAACTTTAATTATTCACACTTTTCGTTCCGCGAGTGTATAATATGGATTCTATCTCCTCCGGTATACCTCCGAAATCtgtattttctaatttcaatgcAATTTCGATTGCGTGCATCGGGCCGTGCAGAGTTCGCAGCACGATGTTTGTATATTCGAATGGATAAAAGGCGCGCCTGGAGATTGGGTATATATATCCTCGTACAAGCCGGCCGGCATTAAAGTTATAATAGAATCACAATTACCGGAGTTATGAGAGGCACAAACTGCATTTGCGAAATGTGATTTTGGTTCGGCATTAAAAACTTCTCAACTTcagaaactttttttgtttcgttttattctCAATGATGTGTATACACGCTTTTATTATAATACCTAACTCACTTCCTGTACTTTCGTTTTAATGTAAAATGAATCGTGCGAAAAATTGATACATCGTACATGCATGTAAAACGTTACTTCGAAGCATGGATTTGAATATACTTTTGGTttctaataaaattgaaactgtACGGAAGTTTAATCCGGACTAGACGCTTGTAATGGAACCAACGCAAGTTTCAGTTTCAAGATTTAAACATCCTGGCGCGGAATGATCTCCTTTTCCTGAATCTCAAGAATCCCAATCTGAAATTACGACCCTGTTTTATGGGACGGAAAATATTTGACCTGGAACTCGTCCGAAATCGAtcataaaaatacatttattctCCGAGATTGGTAGCTTCGTGCTGAGAAAAATATTGCCTGACGTTGTTGTAATCGTAGATGATGAAACGAAAGCGGTCCAACGATCACTCGGGAAATATCAAtttggtctttttttttacgagatatgaaaaaaatcacattcaAGCCGCGTTTCTTTCTTCGCTGTATTTTCGGAGCTCACACGCTTTAACTTCATCATTCATGTACGATCGAGTAGCGGTAG from Neodiprion virginianus isolate iyNeoVirg1 chromosome 3, iyNeoVirg1.1, whole genome shotgun sequence encodes the following:
- the LOC124299994 gene encoding uncharacterized protein LOC124299994 isoform X2; the encoded protein is MKSLAALRRFQLFYAPLFLLSAATGVRGLRDVSIKIPLAVAPGSTVTMTCQYDLEADLLYTVKWYKGRKEFFRYVLKELPHTKVFPLPGVNVDTALSDSHHVVLHDVQSDLTGKYRCEVSADAPSFHTEMVSSYMHVVNLPEGDPEIRVEKMKYAVGDVVRGNCTSPPGNPPANVTWSVNGLPVNSSYSRSSPSKAENPLVSVVAGLDLEIAPDSFNHGRLHITCRVNVFDLYTAQSEIFVEEERPRLASVLGTRESSYTGKAGRRVEQWIFMVAVTNLLLYSLR
- the LOC124299994 gene encoding uncharacterized protein LOC124299994 isoform X1, whose amino-acid sequence is MLSDVPTARRVVPRDLEVYIGKINLRLARRRKTNLFELLILKMLKSGKTQFGLFPRRHHLIYQGVRGLRDVSIKIPLAVAPGSTVTMTCQYDLEADLLYTVKWYKGRKEFFRYVLKELPHTKVFPLPGVNVDTALSDSHHVVLHDVQSDLTGKYRCEVSADAPSFHTEMVSSYMHVVNLPEGDPEIRVEKMKYAVGDVVRGNCTSPPGNPPANVTWSVNGLPVNSSYSRSSPSKAENPLVSVVAGLDLEIAPDSFNHGRLHITCRVNVFDLYTAQSEIFVEEERPRLASVLGTRESSYTGKAGRRVEQWIFMVAVTNLLLYSLR